A genome region from Methanophagales archaeon includes the following:
- a CDS encoding YjbQ family protein has translation MRRIEIITRENTELVDITDKIKDIVRNEGAISGICVVFTKHTTTGLIINENEAGLRSDIIALLNELIPKGGGYMHDKIDNNAHSHLRAMILSSSVCIPIDQANLMLGRWQSILFVECDGPRKREVYVKVIQ, from the coding sequence ATGAGAAGGATAGAGATAATAACGCGGGAAAACACCGAGCTTGTAGACATTACGGACAAAATAAAAGATATAGTCAGGAATGAGGGTGCTATCTCCGGTATATGTGTGGTATTCACAAAGCATACAACTACAGGACTCATAATAAATGAAAATGAAGCGGGTTTGAGAAGCGATATCATTGCTCTTCTGAACGAACTGATCCCAAAAGGTGGGGGTTACATGCATGATAAAATAGATAACAATGCACATTCGCATCTCAGGGCTATGATCCTCAGTTCCTCTGTGTGTATCCCAATAGACCAGGCTAATTTAATGCTCGGGCGATGGCAGAGTATCTTATTCGTTGAGTGTGACGGACCAAGAAAGAGGGAGGTATATGTAAAGGTTATACAATAA